In the genome of Heterodontus francisci isolate sHetFra1 chromosome 15, sHetFra1.hap1, whole genome shotgun sequence, one region contains:
- the LOC137377437 gene encoding syntaxin-3-like, giving the protein MKDRLEELMKTAKENLTEIVLGEIDNPMFEGAGFSKFDPFFNDVSATSSNLNKLEELIYEVQKKQTKVLCGTDKNSIYKEKQHLKDATCELTHQAKIIQSQLDEMKVVLSQKRNDAELSVEYRIRQCQFNALSARYREILSSHYKKETEYVGRLKQQIVRQTQLAGLQLKDEDIDYLVENLAAPQIVGQDLEILKAKEHLALAHERHKQLLVLESQIAELHGFFLYFEVLVTEQEAVNSIEYNVLRTVDYTSQSTDHVKTAIKYQKKSRVTAAAAAILGLCICAPCIAKLSF; this is encoded by the coding sequence ATGAAGGACAGACTGGAGGAGCTAATGAAAACTGCAAAGGAGAATCTTACAGAAATTGTGCTTGGTGAAATTGATAACCCAATGTTTGAAGGAGCAGGATTTAGTAAATTTGACCCATTTTTTAACGATGTTTCAGCCACTTCCTCAAACCTCAACAAACTGGAAGAGCTCATTTATGAAGTTCAAAAGAAGCAAACGAAGGTGCTTTGTGGGACTGATAAAAACAGTATATACAAGGAAAAGCAACATCTGAAAGATGCCACGTGTGAGTTGACTCACCAGGCCAAGATCATTCAGTCACAGCTGGATGAGATGAAAGTCGTACTTTCACAGAAAAGGAACGACGCAGAGCTGTCGGTTGAATACAGGATTCGCCAGTGCCAATTTAACGCGCTGTCAGCTCGCTATCGGGAGATCTTATCTTCTCACTACAAGAAGGAGACTGAATACGTTGGCAGGTTGAAACAGCAAATAGTTCGTCAGACTCAGCTGGCAGGCTTGCAACTGAAGGATGAGGATATTGACTATTTGGTGGAGAATCTTGCTGCCCCACAAATTGTTGGCCAGGACCTGGAGATCCTGAAAGCCAAGGAACATCTGGCTCTTGCCCATGAGCGCCACAAGCAACTGCTGGTCCTTGAATCTCAGATAGCTGAACTACATGGATTCTTCCTGTACTTTGAGGTACTGGTGACTGAGCAAGAGGCTGTAAACAGCATTGAGTATAATGTACTGCGAACAGTTGACTATACTTCGCAGTCGACAGACCATGTTAAAACTGCAATAAAGTATCAGAAGAAATCTCGAGTTACTGCAGCGGCGGCAGCAATATTGGGCCTGTGCATTTGTGCACCATGCATTGCTAAGTTGTCATTTTAA